GCGCTAAGAATGGCACCGGAACTTCTGTTCCTTCTGCTGGCAGGTAGTGCTGCGCTGCGTTCTTAATAGGGAAATCTGCTTGCAGTACCGCGACAACATATGGCCCCCAGACAACAGCGGCGATGGCCAAGGAGCCAAAGCCGATGACCATCAACCGCAGAATCGGTTTGATTGAGCGTTCCACAATCGCGGTGACAAGTGCCACGAAGGACACCACGGTCACGGCAATCGCGCCGGTAAAGAGCGTGTAGAAAGTCGCGGAAATGCCCAGGAATACCAACAAACCGACGGTGGATCCCCAAGAGCCGTGGAACGCGCGGGAGCACATGATGGCTGCGGCCGGAACACCCAGCGCAATAATTGCTGAGTATGGCTCTTCCGTTGCCAGCGTCAACGTCAACGCGGTGGTGGTCAGCGCGATGACCGTACCCAGCGGCAAGGAGCCGGTCAGGCGCTGCCATACCGGAACCAGGATGCAGCACGCCATGGCGATGGACACCAATGACCATGGCTGGAATACTTCCCAGCCCGCAATACCCAACAGGTTGGCCATGCGCCCACCCAACCAGAACCAGCCCATGGGGTAGAAGGTCGGCATATCGGCATAGTTCATATCCGCATAGCCAGCCTGCTCCGTCATTCGCGTCAAGAACTGGGTACGAAAGACCTGGTCAACCTGAATGCCGTCGAGCCACAAACGCGTAGCAGACAGTGGCATGCCCAGACTAGCGATGACAATCAAAGCCGGTGAAAGATACGCCGCCACAACAGTTAGCCATTTAAGCGGCCCGTGCCCGTGTACGCCACGTTTGGTCCAGACATACAACAGCCCGGCCACGATAACGACGGTGGCAACAATCGCCACCGTCGACAAACCACGGGTAACCATGGATGTGTTGAACGCGGGAAGTGAAACCTGCTTGAACACAAACCAGGCCGCCAGTGTGACAACGCCACCGCCAATCGCTGCTGCCGCCATCCCCAACAACACACCCATAAAACTCATGGTGTCGCGGGTAGCAGGAGTCAACGACTGCGAGTCACGCGCCGGGGATGACGAAGGGGCAGTACTTGCGGGCGTTGCACCCGAAGAATCGGTCACAGTCATGGGTTTAGTCTCCCATACTTTTGCCCTATTCCTGATTAAAGGCCGCCCCCTCAGTCAAAGATGGGAGCGGCCTCATAGGTCTACAATTTCTCAATCTATCCTTTTGCTGGCGCGTTACTCACCAATGCTCAAGTGCTTAATACATTGCTTTGGTGGCTTCGTCATAGTTGCGTGGGAACCAGGGTTGGTCTTCGTCGCGGCCGCCGATAGGGAACCATGGTGGTGTCCAGCCTGATTCTTTGAGTACTTTTGGTGCTACCCAGCCGACTGTCACGCACGCAATGAGGTAGTTGTCCAGTGGATGGTGCTCGTTGAGCCAGTCCATCTCTTTTTCTGCCTCAGCGCGTTTGCCAAAATGATGGGGGCGTTTGCTGTCCCATTCCGGGATATGTCCTGGCTTTGGGCGTGATGAAATGATCCACACTTTGTCGCCAATGCTAGCGGGAGAAGTGAAACCTTGCCATTCGGGTTGGGCGTATTCAATAGCTGAAGACTCCATCTGCCAGACCGAAAGTGCTGGGCCACCTTCATGGAATGCAGCTATAAGTGTTTCATTGTATTCCCATGGAATGTACGCGACTAATTTCCTTTCGGAACCGAATTTGCGTGCTTCGCAGATCCATTGATACCCAGGAAGATCTTGTATTTCCATTACACCCCACACTTGATTCGAGCTGCGGGGATAGGCCCGCGCATAATAATTTTCCGACCTAAAGCGTTTTCTTCATGTGTCTTTCTTGCAGGAAAGCTACTTTTGGTCAATATTGTGCTTTGGTGGTTTCGT
This region of Corynebacterium casei LMG S-19264 genomic DNA includes:
- a CDS encoding galactan 5-O-arabinofuranosyltransferase produces the protein MTVTDSSGATPASTAPSSSPARDSQSLTPATRDTMSFMGVLLGMAAAAIGGGVVTLAAWFVFKQVSLPAFNTSMVTRGLSTVAIVATVVIVAGLLYVWTKRGVHGHGPLKWLTVVAAYLSPALIVIASLGMPLSATRLWLDGIQVDQVFRTQFLTRMTEQAGYADMNYADMPTFYPMGWFWLGGRMANLLGIAGWEVFQPWSLVSIAMACCILVPVWQRLTGSLPLGTVIALTTTALTLTLATEEPYSAIIALGVPAAAIMCSRAFHGSWGSTVGLLVFLGISATFYTLFTGAIAVTVVSFVALVTAIVERSIKPILRLMVIGFGSLAIAAVVWGPYVVAVLQADFPIKNAAQHYLPAEGTEVPVPFLAPSLVGLMCLVGIIYLVARVKNVHIRTLGWALIGVYLWIVASMVMPLLGTTLLGFRLEILVVLILATAGVLGLAHLYEQYRSHEHLTAIVTVIAALAGIFYMQEIPAAHQSAIDNAYTDTDGNGERADQFPADSAGYYQEISDFFQDHNAEIVMTDEKLFLAYHPYFGYNAFTAHYANPLGQFDERNEQMATWANDSWDQTPEEFVQALENNPWDVPDAMIFRGDIESPDDGYKAHLAVDIFPNQPNVRYDAILFDPEVFDDSNLWDVEQIGPFVVAARVN